The following are from one region of the Streptomyces fradiae genome:
- a CDS encoding flotillin family protein — MDAITVGIGVLVAVVLLLTAVVLFAVSRLFRKVEQGKALIVSKMRKVDVTFTGQVVLPVLHKAEVMDISVKTIEISRTGRDGLICRDNIRADIRISFFVRVNKTVEDVIKVAQAIGTARASDQATLQELFNAKFSEALKSVGKQMDFTDLYTKREELRFRIIELIGIDLNGYSLEDAAIDHLEQTPLSHLDAANILDAQGIRKITELTAVENVRTNELRQNEQKEITRQNVDAREAILELERRQADAEIKQRREIETVRAREEAETAKVVEEERLRAQSAFLRTEEQLGVQRENQTREVAVAQKNRERVIAIENERIEKDRLLEVIARDRETELTRIAADKEVEAERREIAEVIRERVAVDRTVAEQEESIKRLRAVEEAERDRQALVIAAEAEAQEKLVKDIKAAEAAEQAAVHRAAEELTLAEARNKAADLDARAKIRLAEGLQAEAAAEGLAAAQVREKEAAAIEKTGRAEAEATEARLRAEAEGLRAKALAEATAIGEKLKAEAEGLNQKAIAVAAFDEASRTHEEYRLRLEAEKDIRLAGLDVQRQVAEAQATVLATGLEHADINIVGGESVFLDRLVQSVSLGKSVDGFLDHSQTAQTLAGPWLNGDGSFTEDLTKVLGSLSTADVQNLSVSALLAKVMKSGLLDAPAPADTTAVLNGTAASAS, encoded by the coding sequence ATGGATGCCATCACCGTGGGCATCGGCGTGCTCGTCGCCGTCGTCCTCCTCCTCACCGCCGTTGTGCTGTTCGCGGTCAGCCGGCTGTTCCGCAAGGTGGAGCAGGGCAAGGCGCTGATCGTGTCGAAGATGCGCAAGGTCGACGTCACCTTCACCGGGCAGGTGGTCCTGCCCGTGCTGCACAAGGCCGAGGTCATGGACATCTCGGTGAAGACCATCGAGATCTCCCGGACCGGCCGGGACGGTCTGATCTGCCGCGACAACATCCGCGCGGACATCCGGATCTCGTTCTTCGTCCGGGTGAACAAGACCGTCGAGGACGTCATCAAGGTCGCCCAGGCGATCGGTACGGCGCGGGCCAGCGACCAGGCGACGCTGCAGGAGCTGTTCAACGCGAAGTTCTCCGAGGCGCTGAAGTCGGTCGGCAAGCAGATGGACTTCACCGACCTGTACACCAAGCGCGAGGAGCTGCGCTTCCGGATCATCGAGCTCATCGGTATCGACCTCAACGGCTACAGCCTGGAGGACGCGGCCATCGACCACCTGGAGCAGACGCCGCTGTCGCACCTCGACGCCGCGAACATCCTGGACGCCCAGGGCATCCGCAAGATCACCGAGCTCACGGCCGTCGAGAACGTGCGCACCAACGAGCTGCGGCAGAACGAGCAGAAGGAGATCACCCGGCAGAACGTGGATGCCCGCGAGGCGATCCTGGAGTTGGAGCGGCGGCAGGCGGACGCCGAGATCAAGCAGCGGCGTGAGATCGAGACCGTACGGGCGAGGGAGGAGGCCGAGACCGCCAAGGTCGTGGAGGAGGAGCGGCTGCGGGCGCAGAGCGCCTTCCTGCGCACCGAGGAGCAGCTCGGCGTCCAGCGGGAGAACCAGACCCGCGAGGTGGCGGTCGCGCAGAAGAACCGTGAGCGGGTCATCGCGATCGAGAACGAGCGCATCGAGAAGGACCGGCTCCTTGAGGTCATCGCCCGGGACCGGGAGACGGAGCTGACCAGGATCGCCGCCGACAAGGAGGTCGAGGCCGAGCGCCGCGAGATCGCCGAGGTGATCCGGGAGCGGGTCGCGGTGGACCGGACGGTCGCCGAGCAGGAGGAGTCCATCAAGCGGCTCCGGGCAGTGGAGGAGGCCGAGCGCGACCGGCAGGCCCTCGTCATCGCCGCCGAGGCCGAGGCGCAGGAGAAGCTGGTCAAGGACATCAAGGCCGCCGAGGCCGCCGAGCAGGCGGCCGTGCACCGGGCCGCGGAGGAACTCACCCTCGCCGAGGCCCGCAACAAGGCCGCCGACCTCGACGCCCGCGCCAAGATCCGCCTCGCCGAGGGCCTCCAGGCGGAAGCCGCCGCCGAGGGCCTCGCCGCCGCGCAGGTACGGGAGAAGGAGGCCGCTGCCATCGAGAAGACCGGCCGCGCCGAGGCCGAGGCCACCGAGGCCCGGCTGCGCGCGGAGGCGGAGGGCCTGCGCGCGAAGGCGCTCGCCGAGGCCACCGCGATCGGCGAGAAGCTGAAGGCGGAGGCCGAGGGCCTCAACCAGAAGGCCATCGCCGTCGCCGCCTTCGACGAGGCCTCCCGTACTCACGAGGAGTACCGGCTGCGCCTGGAGGCCGAGAAGGACATCCGGCTGGCCGGCCTCGACGTCCAGCGGCAGGTCGCCGAAGCACAGGCCACCGTCCTGGCCACCGGTCTGGAGCACGCCGACATCAACATCGTCGGAGGGGAGTCCGTCTTCCTCGACCGGCTCGTGCAGTCGGTCTCGCTGGGCAAGTCGGTCGACGGCTTCCTGGACCACTCGCAGACCGCGCAGACCCTCGCCGGCCCGTGGCTGAACGGCGACGGCTCGTTCACCGAGGACCTGACGAAGGTGCTCGGCTCGCTGTCCACCGCCGACGTGCAGAACCTCAGCGTCTCCGCGCTGCTCGCGAAAGTCATGAAGTCCGGCCTGCTGGATGCGCCCGCGCCGGCGGACACCACCGCCGTACTGAACGGCACGGCCGCGAGCGCGAGCTGA
- a CDS encoding NfeD family protein, whose protein sequence is MPWLIWLLAAAALGVAEFFTLTLVFGLLAGAALVAAVVAGMGVGLLGQLVALGVAAAAGLALVRPVALRHMAQAPLTREGSDALIGKRAEVMQEVTASRGLIKVSGEEWSARALDESQVIPVGTLVDVMEIKGATAVVYPRELLP, encoded by the coding sequence ATGCCGTGGCTCATTTGGCTGCTCGCCGCCGCGGCACTCGGTGTCGCGGAGTTCTTCACCCTGACGCTCGTCTTCGGGCTGCTGGCGGGCGCCGCCTTGGTTGCCGCCGTGGTCGCTGGTATGGGCGTCGGCCTTCTCGGCCAGCTCGTGGCGCTCGGGGTGGCAGCGGCAGCGGGTCTTGCCCTGGTGCGTCCTGTCGCATTGCGGCACATGGCGCAGGCGCCCCTCACGCGCGAGGGCAGCGATGCGCTGATCGGCAAGCGGGCCGAGGTCATGCAAGAGGTCACCGCGAGCCGCGGCCTGATCAAGGTCTCCGGCGAAGAATGGTCCGCCCGTGCCCTCGACGAAAGCCAGGTGATCCCGGTGGGAACGCTGGTGGACGTCATGGAGATCAAAGGCGCTACGGCTGTCGTCTATCCGCGCGAGCTCCTTCCGTGA